The Deltaproteobacteria bacterium DNA segment TCGGCCTTGGCCATGGTGGCGCCCACCGGAGCGCCGTTGGCGATGCCCTTGGCGAAGCTCATGATGTCGGGCGTGACGCCGTAGTTGTCGATGCCCCACATGTGATTGCCGGTGCGGCCAAAGCCGGTCTGCACCTCGTCGGCGATGAAGAGGCCGCCGTACTTCTTGATGATGGGCACCGCGACCTGGAAGTACTCCTTCGGCGGCGTGATGAAGCCGCCGACGCCCATGATCGGCTCGGCGATGAAGCAGGCCACCGCGCCCGAGGTCTCGGTCTGGATGAGCGTCTCGATGTCCTTGGCGCAGCGCATCTCGCAGCTCGGATAGGTGAGCCCGAAGTCGCAGCGGTAGCAGTACGGCGCGTGCGCGTGCTTGATGCCCGGGATCTCGCTGCCGCGCGGGCGGTAGCTCTTGTGGCCCATCATGTTCAGGGCGGTGGCGGTGCGGCCGCCGTAGCTGTGGCGCAGCGCGATCATGTCCTGCGCGCCGGTGGCGACCTTGGCGGTGAGGATGCTGGTCTCGTTCGCCTCGGAGCCCGACGAGGTGAACATCAGCTTCCAGCCGGCCGGGTGGGCAGGCGCGAGGCTGGCCATCTTCTCGGCCATGCGGACGATGGGCTCGGTGGGGTAGAGCGTGGACACGTGCCCGAGCGTGCGGAGCTGCGCCGCGGTCTCTTCCACGACCTTCGGGTTGCAGTGGCCGACGGACACCGTGAGGATGCCGGCGAAGAAGTCGAGGTACTTCTTGCCCTCGCTGTCCCACACGCTCATGCCCTGGGCTTTCACGGGCACCAGCGACTCGGAGTAGAAGTTCGAGACGTTGGGGAACAGGAACTGCTTGTGCTTGGCGCGAATGGTGTTGGCGTCCACGCGGAAACCCCTATGAAGTAACGAGAAGTGGGGCACCCTAGCAGAGGCTGTCACATGGCCTCAA contains these protein-coding regions:
- a CDS encoding aspartate aminotransferase family protein, yielding MDANTIRAKHKQFLFPNVSNFYSESLVPVKAQGMSVWDSEGKKYLDFFAGILTVSVGHCNPKVVEETAAQLRTLGHVSTLYPTEPIVRMAEKMASLAPAHPAGWKLMFTSSGSEANETSILTAKVATGAQDMIALRHSYGGRTATALNMMGHKSYRPRGSEIPGIKHAHAPYCYRCDFGLTYPSCEMRCAKDIETLIQTETSGAVACFIAEPIMGVGGFITPPKEYFQVAVPIIKKYGGLFIADEVQTGFGRTGNHMWGIDNYGVTPDIMSFAKGIANGAPVGATMAKAELADKQTYSSIATFGGNPVSMIQALATLSVIENERLVENSKVVGGYLRDGLNALAERFTQIGEVRGMGLMQALELVKDRKTKEPDPQGANRLMEATRKRGLLIGKGGLYGNVMRIAPPMIATKGDVDDALKILGESLGESATA